CCTAGGCGATGGGCCGGTACACGGCGGGTTCTTCGCGCTGGTCGGCGTGTTCATGGCTGCCGGCTTCTCCTTCCAGGGAACCGAGCTGATCGGGGTCGCAGCCGGCGAGAGCGAAAATCCGAGAAAACATGTCCCTAAAGCCATCCGTCAGGTGTTCTGGCGCATCCTGATTTTCTATATTTTCGCTATTTTTGTCATCGGCATGCTGATCCCTTACACCCACCCGAGCTTGCTTCAATCCGGGGTCGATAATATCGGAGTCAGCCCTTTCACGCTGGTGTTTGAGAAGGCCGGGCTTGCCTTTGCCGCATCCGTCATGAATGCCGTTATTCTAAGTTCCGTGCTGTCGGCAGGCAACTCGGGAATGTATGCTTCAACCCGTGTCCTGTATGCCATGGCGAAACAAGGAATGGCTCCAAGATGGCTGAGCCGCCTGAACAGCCGCGGCGTACCGGTTGCGGCTCTAATCGTAACCTCTGCCGTAGGTATGCTGGCCTTCCTGGCCTCCTTCTTCGGCGATGGAGTGGTGTACGTGTGGCTCCTGAATGCCTCCGGGATGTGCGGATTCATTAACTGGCTGGCCATCGCCGTGAGTCATTACCGCTTCCGCAAAGCCTATGTCGCCCAAGGTAAAGACCTGAAGGAGCTGCCGTTCCGTGCACGCTGGTTCCCCTTCGGTCCCATCTTCGCCTTCCTGCTCTGTCTTGTAGCCATTATCGGTCAAGGCAATTTCAGCGGGGAGATCGATTGGTTAACGATCATTGCCACTTATGTCAGCATTCCGTTGTTCCTCTCCATCTGGTTCGGCTACCGCTTGATTAAGAAGAGCCGCGTCGTTCCATTGGACGAGTGCGATTTAAGCACGAACGTCAAATAATATAGATCAGACATACCAAAAGCAGCTTCCCTCCCATACTTGGGAACGGAAGCTGCTTTTTTTGATGCGGACATATTACCAAATAATCTGCACTCTCAGATCATCGGTGTTCTCAAACGCATGGTGATAGTATTTGATGGAGCCGAGATTGCTCTTCATCTGCACTTGCTGGAGCACATTCACAAGCTCTCGCTCGCTGCCGTCAAACCGGAACACCAGCTTCTGGCTGCCTTCAGCCTTTGCAGCTTTAACCAATGGTTGGAGCTGTGTATAGGAGCTGACGATGGAACGGGCATCATAGAGCTGATATTCCAGATCCCGTTTCAATTGTTCGTATACTCCGGCTCTCGAACGATCCTTTACGGCAAGCCCTGACAGCGTGTTGCGGTAAAGGGTGCTCGCCTTCGGATAGGATTTGACCCAGGTATGGTCACGGCCCATCTGTTCATCCGTCCGGAGGTAGTACGTATAGGATACCTCGTTGTCGCGATCCGGCACGGGATCGTTCCACGTCGTGTCCAGATGGTACCATTTGCCGTCCAGAAGGACCAGATTCCAGGCATGGAGCTGGCCCTTCGGATTATCGGAGGCATAAGCCGTGCCCTCCACAATTTTGTTCTGGATTCCGGCTTCCTTGAGCAGTTTATGCGTTAACAGGGAATAGCCCTGGCATACTGTGCTTCCGGTATAGAGCCCGTCATAGGCCGTATATTTCGTAAGCGTGGTATCGTATTTCAAGTTCCGGACAACCCAATCGTGGATGGCTTTCACCTTCTCATGATCATTCATGCCCGGCTTGATGATCTGCTTCAAAATGCTGTCGGCATTCTGGTTCACATAGTTCGTCTGCTCCGCAGTCTCGCGATAACTCAACCGAACCGTGACATTGGCGGAACTGGATGTCCCACGATAGTCGTAGCTATAACTAGCAATAGTGTAATGAATATAGGGATCACTGGCCATTGCCTGATCAAGTGCATCTTTAAGCTGCGATTTCAGCGATTGGGTCTCCCCCTGGTAAACAAATCGCACCGTCGATTGCCTATCGCTCATCGCTGTCAGCAGTTTCTGCTGAATCCCATTGACCGACTTCACGACCGCTTTGTTGGAGGTGGCATAGACATCACTGAGATTAGCTGGTTCAGGTACTGCTGCAACGGTTACCGCCAAAGACCCTATGAACAGTAATTTAACGATTGTTCCTCGGCTTCGTTTCATCGGTACACCCGCCCTTCATCTTCCTCATCCGTATGCACCATTATTGTAACACATAACATCAGGGCTTAAGGGTTCTAGTTTTGTCGACCGGGCACGAATATCAAATACTACCAATAAAATGAGGACAGGAAGGAATCGCTACGTCCCGCGAGCTTCGACATGCGAACCAGAACCTCTGCAGCCTCTGCACGCGTCACCTCACGCTCCGGCAAGAACTTGCCATCAACTGCAGGCAGAAGACCCAGCTTGAGAGCAATCAGGGCTGCTCCTTTGTTAGTGATGGCGTCGGCATCCGATATCCCTTGCACGTCAGTTGGAAGGATAAAGGCTTTGGACAGCTTCTCATAATTCAGGATGCGGGTCAGCGAGCTTGCCAGTTCATCCCTTGTCAGCTTGCCGTCCAGCTGCAGCGGGCTGTCCGGATCATAAGGGATCCAGTTCTGCCCAATCAGCACCTGAATGGCCTGGTAATACGGATGGTCCGGCTGTAAGCCTGCGTATGGATCCATTGTAGGTCTTCCATACAGCTGCTCATAGGACGGGCTTACCGAAGCCGCCACCAGCTGATACCATTCGCCAAGGGAAATCTGGCGATCCGGGTATACCTTTCCGTCCTTGTCCGGAACCAGCACCCGATATTTCACCAGCTCCTTAAGAGCCGCTTCCGCATAATGCCCCGCCGTATCGGTAACCGCCGGAATATCCTTGCGGCTCATTTCGGGCATGATATCGCGCCATTCCCCGCTCTTGGCATCAAGCGGCACCGTTATGCCGCCGAAGGCCGCCTTTTTGTGTGTCGGATAATAAATCAGCTTGATGAAAGGCTTCATAACCTCATTACCGGCCATTGAGTAGCCACCATAGTAACCGTATTTCAACTTCAGATCAATTTCTTCCAGATATTTAGCTCTTGCCTGCTCCGCACTGATGGCCGGTTTTGCATCCGTTGGCAGTTTGGACAGAACGGCGTCCGAATTCACGCTAAAGCCCTGGATCTGCCCGTTGGCCTCCATCGTGAGGCTCAGGGAATCGCCCATGACGCGAATATCACCGACATAGCGTTGGAATGAAAATTGGTAGCTGAGGGTTTTAGTGTCTTTGCCCATTTTTTCAACCGATGTCAGCTTCCATTCCTCTGCGGCATGCGGCACCAGCTTGCTTACCGTCTCGAATGCGAGATCCTGCGCAGCCTGCTGCGAAATCGGGTTCTTCACTTCCGCAGCCTCGGCCCGGTCAAAACGATATCGGTTGTACGAGTAAATCTGCCCGGTCCTGGCGTCCACCTCTGCGGATACCGTCTCCCCTCCGCCCATGGCGGAGAGCTTGTTTTCGCCCCAACTTATGTTCCACGTCTTAACCTCGCTGTTGTTCCATCTTGTACCCAGTCTCTTGGATTCGGTCTTTAAACCAGACGGGAGCTTGATCTGCGATTCCACCCATATGGCTGCTGCCTCTCCGCCAGCGAATGGAGCGGTGATTGGCTTAAAGGTTTCTTTGGATGCCGGAATCGCGCCATTCTCAACCGAGGTAAACCCGCTCTCTTCCCCTGAGAAACTAATGAACTTGCCTGTATTGGCATCCAGTGAATTGCCTGATTGATCATTAGGTATGTAACCTAAGAAATAATTGCCTTTGGCGTTGTTATATAAATTATCAGGTACATAGGCCAAGGATACCTGGAACTGATCTTCAAACACTTTACGGATGGAGGCCTCATTCCATTTCGGTGTGGATGAAGGAAACTCCTCATTGATTTGATTGCGGGAATAGTTCACGGTATTGCCCTGTCCGTCAAGCGTGATCGAGATGCTGTTCACATCCGATTCAATCCCGTTCACCGAGGTCTGGAAATAAAACTCAAACCGCGGCGGGCTGAACAATGCCGTCTGCATCCCGAGATAAGCCTCATTCTCCTTAAGCTCACTCGTCTTCACATCCGATACATGGCTGCCGATCCATTTCAGCGCCTTCTCCTTGGCTGCATCCCGGGTTAATACCGGTTTGTCGCTACCAGGGTTCATCAAAGAATGAGGGATATAAATGTTAAGAAGTTCCCCCGTGACCGCATTGACCTGGGCATTGAAGCCGGAGCTTGAATTCCCTTTGGTCAGTACCATTTGCAGATCCCAAGCTAGCGCGCTCGATCTCATGCCATCATTCTCCAGGAACTGCACGTTAGACACTTTCACGTTCTTGAGCTCCGGGAAAGCCTTCTTAATGATGTCTTCCGCCTGCTTGGATGAAATTTTTGCGCCATTCGGTGTTTCGTTATCCGTTACGCTCTCCGAACCGGTGTTATCGCTGCTAGTCACGGTAGTTACTGTATCGGATACAATGATTCCGCTGCCCGGAACGGAATTGTCTCCCCATACCGGCTGCGCCAAACAAAGCATGGCTGTAGCCGTAACCGCGCACACGGTCTTTTTTACCCTTACCTTCTTCTTACCCGATGGATTCACTTGATTCGCTCCCTTCCATTACTTGAACCTAACCATGCCTTACTTACACATGATGATATCCTTAACAAGTGCCTGTACACGGCAGCAATGACATAACCAAGCTACCTAAATAATACCATAACTTGTCTATATATTCCTTATGTAGTAAGCTTCCGAAACATAACCTGCATCGTTAAGGATGAACAAAGTGTAACTATTTCGATCCCTCTTCTTGCGAATTGGGAATTCCCTTTCGAACACATCTTAACCAAGCCGCGCCGCTTCAACAAAAGCCGCCGTGCGACGCTTGATCTCCTCCATATTGCCGGACACGAGGGCATCCTGCGGAAGCAGCGCGCTGCCTAAACCAACCGCTGCCGCGCCTGCATGAAAATAATCCGTAAGATTATCCAACGTAACTCCACCCGTTGCGAGCAGCGGAATGTGATTCAGCGGACCCTGAAGCTCCCGGATAAATGACAAGCCCAGACTGGCCATAGGAAACAGCTTCACGATCTCGGCCCCGGCTGCGTACGCCGCGACGATCTCCGTTGGCGTCATTGCCCCTGGCCATACATCAATTCCCTGCTCCAAAGCAAATTCGATGACGGAAAGATCCGTGTTCGGGGAAATCAGAAATTGAGCTCCGGCTGAGACCGCTTCCTTCGCCATCTCCACATCAAGCACGGTTCCCGCACCTATATATACAGCGCCATCATAGCGAGTACGCCAATCTTGGATCATATGTAAAGCACCTTCCGTATTCATGGTCACTTCCATGAACCGGATTCCGCCTTGGGTCAATCCTTCTCCTACGAAGTTCGCCTGTTCTCTCGTAATGCCCCGCACGATGGCAACAATTTTCTCGCGTTTGAGTTCAGCTGTCAGTTTCAATGTGTTCCCCCATTTCTATTTACACTTCCGGCACGTTCCTAAATCGCAAGGGCCGTAACTTCAGCCTGCTTCAAGTATATGCGGTCCGAAGCGTTCACGCAAAAAGAGCAGGCCCGGAAAACTGTCTTCCCGACCTGCTCTTTAACATCTATAAGGTTATCCGCGGAATTCAGACAGCTCTGCGCCGAGTTCACGCGTTGCTCCGTATACGCTTTGATAGAGTCCAAACAATTTATCATAGGCCTGAACCGCCTGCGGATTCGGAGAATACGAGCGTGCCGGCCGCAAAAACGCCTTTGCGCAGTCCTGAAGGTTCGGGAACCAGCCGCAACCGTAAGCTGCCAGCATCGCTGCACCCATAGCCGGGCCCTGTTCGCTTTCCAGCTTCACGATTTCAGCATTAAACACGTCCGCCTGCATTTGCAGCCAAGTTTCGTTCTTGGCGCCGCCCCCGATGGAAATAACGCGGTCGATCCGCTTGCCAGATGCGCGGAGGATATCGATGGATTCGCGGAGAGAGAACGTAATCCCCTCGAGTACCGAACGTGCAAAGTGAGGCAGCTTATGTCCGGCGTCCATGCCAATGAAGCTGCCGCGGATGGTGGCATCCGGATGCGGCGTGCGTTCACCGACGATATACGGCGTGAACAGCAGCCCTCCGCTGCCAGCCGGGATGCTTCCGATATCGCTCAACAGCGCGTCAAAGGAGATATCCGGCGCAAAGGTATCCTTGAACCAGGTCAGGCTGTATCCCGCTGCCAGAGTCACGCCCATGATATAGTAAGCGTCTTTCTCGCTATGATTAAAGAAATGAACCTTCCCTGCAAAATCCACCTCGCGACGCTCCTCATAGGACAAGACCACGCCTGATGTACCAATACTGCACATCGTCTGCCCTTCTTCGAGAATGCCGGCGCCGATGGCGCCGCAGGCATTGTCCGCCCCGCCGGCAAATACCTTCGTCTCTGGCAATAGAGCCGATTGCTTAGCGATCTCAGGAAGCAGAGTGCCGCACTCGTCGAAGGATTCGACCAGCGGTGGGCATAAGGTGTGCGGCAGCTGGAAGGCATCCAGAATATCGCTGCTCCAAGACTTGCCCGCCACATCCAGCAGCAGTGTTCCGGCTGCATCGGAATAGTCCATCGCGTATTGCCCAGTCAGGCGGAAACGCACATAATCTTTAGGCAGCAGGAACAGGGCAGCCTGTTCGAGCAGCTCCGGTTCAAACTCCTGTACCCATAGAATCTTGGGCAGGGTGAAACCTTCCAGCGCGCGATTGCGTGCAATCCCGAGTAGCTTCTCCTGCAGGGTCTCCTCGATGCGACGGCATTGTGCCGTTGTGCGCGTGTCATTCCACAGAATGGCCGGTCGCAGCACTGCACCCTCACCGTCTACCAAGACCAGACCGTGCATCTGGCCGGAAAAGCTTAACCCCTCAACCTCGGATGGGTCAATGTTGTTTCCGTTCATTAATTGCCGTAACGACAATACCGTTTTGTCCACCCAATCCTCCGGTCGCTGCTCGCTGTATCCCGGCTTCGGCTGGCTCAGCGGATACGACTCTGAATGCTCGGCGACAACCTTGCCGCTGCGATCCACCAGCACGGTCTTCACAGCACTGGTCCCCAAATCAACTCCGATAACGTAACTCATCTAAATCCTCCTTCGTCTCCTCATGAACCGAACATGAAAACATCGTTGGCATTTCTACCCCGGGCTCACGATGCGTGATCCGGAGCATGCTTGGATGACTGTCGACCCTAGCTCGCTATAGTTTGCTGTTTGAAATAAGTACACCGGCTTCCCTGAAGGGAGCCGGTGAAGGTTTGGATTTCATGATACAAGCACTAAAACGTGTATCGATTAATTGGCAAGAATGTACTGGTTCAGAATCGCTTTCAGCATTTCTTGACGTCCGGATTCGTTCTTGCGCGGAGACTCGTTGTTCAGCGCGTATTCTGCAAGAGAAGCCAGTGTAGCCTTGCCGGATACGACGTCTGCGCCGATGCCTTCACTAAAGCTGCTGTAGCGCTTCGCAATGAAGTCCTCGAATACGCGGTCTTCGATCAGCTTCGCTGCCACCTTCAAGCCTTTTGCGTAAGTATCCATACCAGCGATGTGCGCATGGAACAAATCTTCCGGCTCGAAGGACGGACGGCGAACCTTCGCATCGAAGTTCACGCCGCCGCGGCCGAGACCGCCGTTCATCAGCACTTCGTACAGTGTCAATGTCGCGTCGTAGATGTTAACCGGGAATTCGTCCGTATCCCATCCGATCAGCATATCGCCTTGGTTCGCATCGAGGGAACCGAGCATGCCGTTGATGCGTGCTACGCGAAGCTCATGTTCGAAGGTATGACCAGCGAGCGTGGCGTGGTTGGCTTCGAGATTTAGTTTAAAGTGCTTGTCGAGACCGTATTTTTGCAGGAATGCAATCGTTGTGGCCGCATCAAAGTCATATTGGTGCTTCGTTGGCTCCTTCGGTTTAGGCTCGATCAGGAATTGGGCGTCAAAGCCGATTTCCTTCGCATAATCAACCGCCATATGGAACAGGCGCGCCAGATTATCCAGTTCAAGGCCCATATCTGTGTTGAGCAGGGTCTCATAACCTTCGCGGCCTCCCCAGAACACATAGTTCTCGGCGCCGAGGCGTTTGCCGACTTCAAGGCCCTTCTTCACTTGCGCAGCCGCATGAGCGTATACATCCGCATTGCACGTAGTGCCCGCACCATGCATGAAACGAGGATTCGTGAACATGTTCGCCGTGTTCCAGAGCAATTTTTTACCGGTGGACTTCATGTGGTCTTCAATCGAATCCACGATTGTATCAATATTGCTGTAGAACTCACGCAGGCTGCTGCCTTCCGGTGCAATGTCCACATCGTGAAAGCAAAAATACGGAAGGTTCATTTTCTCCATGAACTCGAAACCTGCCTCAACACGTGCTTTGGCGAGGTCCATGCCGGAGTAATTCCCCCAAGGGCGAACCGCAGTGTCGGCGCCGAACGGATCCGAACCCCCTGCAGTCAATGTATGCCAGTAAGCCATGGCGAAACGGAGATGCTCTTCCATCGTTTTGCCGGCTACAACTTCTGTTGGATTATAAAATTTAAAAGCATAAGGGTTGGTTGATTGGCTGCCTTCGTACTCGACTTTGCTAATGTTGTTAAAATAGGCCATGAATAAATCCTCCTATACCTTGTTAAGGTGTGGTTAACGCTTACAAGGTTATCCTATCACAGGATTTCCACTTTGTCTATTGGTTAAACAAAGTTATTGCTTTACAACTTTTTCAAAACCGATGCCCCCTCCTATTAGGATTATTTTCTACTAAAGTTCAACATATCTCCGTTTGGCTTACTGCCTATGATTCTTCTAAATCCATATTCAAATGTTACGACGATGGAAACCACCGGGCTAAGGATTGTGAGTACCCGGGCAGCGTTACGGGCTGTTGCAATTTCGGGGCTTAGCCCCTAGACTATGAGCATATCAAGTCTCCAAAACTTATAATGATTAGAAAGCAAGACTAAAAGGATGAATACACATGGCGAATATTACCGGTGACCAGGCTCTGGTCAAAAAAATAAATACCTCCATTATTCTCGATACGATACGGCAGCACGCCCCTGTTTCCCGAGCAAAAGTATCCACGCTGACCGGACTGAACAAGGCTACCGTCTCCAATCTCGTACAGGAGCTGTGCAGCAACCACCTGGTCCAGGAGATCGGACCCGGCGAATCCAGCGGCGGCAGGAAGCCGCAGCTGCTGCTGTTTAACGGACAAGCTGGTTATGCCGTCGGCGTCGAGCTGCGCGTCAAGCAAATGACCGCCGTGCTTACAGATCTGGAAGGCCGGATTCTTTCCGAAGAGGATACCGCCCTTGAAGGACATGACGTGGAATCGGTGACGCGGCTGATGGTTAGCCTGATTCATGGCCTGATGCGGCAGGCTCCTCCCTCCCCATACGGCATCATCGGGATCGGCGTAGGCGTCCCTGGGATGGTTGACGGTGACGGCATCGTCCTCTTCGCTCCCAACTTGGGATGGGACAT
Above is a window of Paenibacillus sp. FSL K6-1330 DNA encoding:
- a CDS encoding YcdB/YcdC domain-containing protein, with amino-acid sequence MNPSGKKKVRVKKTVCAVTATAMLCLAQPVWGDNSVPGSGIIVSDTVTTVTSSDNTGSESVTDNETPNGAKISSKQAEDIIKKAFPELKNVKVSNVQFLENDGMRSSALAWDLQMVLTKGNSSSGFNAQVNAVTGELLNIYIPHSLMNPGSDKPVLTRDAAKEKALKWIGSHVSDVKTSELKENEAYLGMQTALFSPPRFEFYFQTSVNGIESDVNSISITLDGQGNTVNYSRNQINEEFPSSTPKWNEASIRKVFEDQFQVSLAYVPDNLYNNAKGNYFLGYIPNDQSGNSLDANTGKFISFSGEESGFTSVENGAIPASKETFKPITAPFAGGEAAAIWVESQIKLPSGLKTESKRLGTRWNNSEVKTWNISWGENKLSAMGGGETVSAEVDARTGQIYSYNRYRFDRAEAAEVKNPISQQAAQDLAFETVSKLVPHAAEEWKLTSVEKMGKDTKTLSYQFSFQRYVGDIRVMGDSLSLTMEANGQIQGFSVNSDAVLSKLPTDAKPAISAEQARAKYLEEIDLKLKYGYYGGYSMAGNEVMKPFIKLIYYPTHKKAAFGGITVPLDAKSGEWRDIMPEMSRKDIPAVTDTAGHYAEAALKELVKYRVLVPDKDGKVYPDRQISLGEWYQLVAASVSPSYEQLYGRPTMDPYAGLQPDHPYYQAIQVLIGQNWIPYDPDSPLQLDGKLTRDELASSLTRILNYEKLSKAFILPTDVQGISDADAITNKGAALIALKLGLLPAVDGKFLPEREVTRAEAAEVLVRMSKLAGRSDSFLSSFYW
- a CDS encoding amino acid permease; this translates as MTMIALGGSIGTGLFLASGTAIASAGPGGALIAYAAVGLMVYFLMTSLGELATYLPDSGSFSTYASRFVSPAFGFAVGWNFWYNWAVTIAAELAAATVIIKFWFPDSPSFLWSLLFLAIMFGLNFLSAKGYGESEYWFAIIKVATVIIFLIIGVMMIFGILGGEAVGFSTFNLGDGPVHGGFFALVGVFMAAGFSFQGTELIGVAAGESENPRKHVPKAIRQVFWRILIFYIFAIFVIGMLIPYTHPSLLQSGVDNIGVSPFTLVFEKAGLAFAASVMNAVILSSVLSAGNSGMYASTRVLYAMAKQGMAPRWLSRLNSRGVPVAALIVTSAVGMLAFLASFFGDGVVYVWLLNASGMCGFINWLAIAVSHYRFRKAYVAQGKDLKELPFRARWFPFGPIFAFLLCLVAIIGQGNFSGEIDWLTIIATYVSIPLFLSIWFGYRLIKKSRVVPLDECDLSTNVK
- a CDS encoding transglutaminase domain-containing protein codes for the protein MKRSRGTIVKLLFIGSLAVTVAAVPEPANLSDVYATSNKAVVKSVNGIQQKLLTAMSDRQSTVRFVYQGETQSLKSQLKDALDQAMASDPYIHYTIASYSYDYRGTSSSANVTVRLSYRETAEQTNYVNQNADSILKQIIKPGMNDHEKVKAIHDWVVRNLKYDTTLTKYTAYDGLYTGSTVCQGYSLLTHKLLKEAGIQNKIVEGTAYASDNPKGQLHAWNLVLLDGKWYHLDTTWNDPVPDRDNEVSYTYYLRTDEQMGRDHTWVKSYPKASTLYRNTLSGLAVKDRSRAGVYEQLKRDLEYQLYDARSIVSSYTQLQPLVKAAKAEGSQKLVFRFDGSERELVNVLQQVQMKSNLGSIKYYHHAFENTDDLRVQIIW
- the xylA gene encoding xylose isomerase — protein: MAYFNNISKVEYEGSQSTNPYAFKFYNPTEVVAGKTMEEHLRFAMAYWHTLTAGGSDPFGADTAVRPWGNYSGMDLAKARVEAGFEFMEKMNLPYFCFHDVDIAPEGSSLREFYSNIDTIVDSIEDHMKSTGKKLLWNTANMFTNPRFMHGAGTTCNADVYAHAAAQVKKGLEVGKRLGAENYVFWGGREGYETLLNTDMGLELDNLARLFHMAVDYAKEIGFDAQFLIEPKPKEPTKHQYDFDAATTIAFLQKYGLDKHFKLNLEANHATLAGHTFEHELRVARINGMLGSLDANQGDMLIGWDTDEFPVNIYDATLTLYEVLMNGGLGRGGVNFDAKVRRPSFEPEDLFHAHIAGMDTYAKGLKVAAKLIEDRVFEDFIAKRYSSFSEGIGADVVSGKATLASLAEYALNNESPRKNESGRQEMLKAILNQYILAN
- the xylB gene encoding xylulokinase, which gives rise to MSYVIGVDLGTSAVKTVLVDRSGKVVAEHSESYPLSQPKPGYSEQRPEDWVDKTVLSLRQLMNGNNIDPSEVEGLSFSGQMHGLVLVDGEGAVLRPAILWNDTRTTAQCRRIEETLQEKLLGIARNRALEGFTLPKILWVQEFEPELLEQAALFLLPKDYVRFRLTGQYAMDYSDAAGTLLLDVAGKSWSSDILDAFQLPHTLCPPLVESFDECGTLLPEIAKQSALLPETKVFAGGADNACGAIGAGILEEGQTMCSIGTSGVVLSYEERREVDFAGKVHFFNHSEKDAYYIMGVTLAAGYSLTWFKDTFAPDISFDALLSDIGSIPAGSGGLLFTPYIVGERTPHPDATIRGSFIGMDAGHKLPHFARSVLEGITFSLRESIDILRASGKRIDRVISIGGGAKNETWLQMQADVFNAEIVKLESEQGPAMGAAMLAAYGCGWFPNLQDCAKAFLRPARSYSPNPQAVQAYDKLFGLYQSVYGATRELGAELSEFRG
- a CDS encoding bifunctional 4-hydroxy-2-oxoglutarate aldolase/2-dehydro-3-deoxy-phosphogluconate aldolase gives rise to the protein MKLTAELKREKIVAIVRGITREQANFVGEGLTQGGIRFMEVTMNTEGALHMIQDWRTRYDGAVYIGAGTVLDVEMAKEAVSAGAQFLISPNTDLSVIEFALEQGIDVWPGAMTPTEIVAAYAAGAEIVKLFPMASLGLSFIRELQGPLNHIPLLATGGVTLDNLTDYFHAGAAAVGLGSALLPQDALVSGNMEEIKRRTAAFVEAARLG